One window of the Vicinamibacterales bacterium genome contains the following:
- a CDS encoding DUF1800 domain-containing protein — translation MRQVSVIGLLAAALIAGGGGVSGRTAPFTRADLRWLGRVTFGVDSQIVGSYRKLGREKFLDAQLHPPKDDPGGLHAAIAALTISQKGADARVFEIRQENQRINALGSDEEKQKARMALNQAANLAVYETARRHLMRAIDSPWQLREEMTWFWMNHFSVFSGKGNVRYTLADYEEQAVRPHALGKFRDLVLATATSPAMLEYLDNAQSAANRINENYARELMELHTLGVSGGPSGSRYTQQDVQELARVLTGLGLAATPQPLKLGPQLAPLYVRQGLFEFNPSRHDRNTKTVLGEKIAGKGMDEVETAVTLLCRQPATARFISAKLATYFVADDPPPALVDRMARTFEKTDGDIAAVLRVMFLDKEFLAALADDAGGHRERATKFKDPMTFVVSSVRLAYEDKALTNYHPLVGWLQQLGEPLYGRVTPDGYPLGEAAWTSSGQMVRRFEIARAIGSGNAGLFNNEDNSPGTAAGFPMLTSRFYYDAIEPSLGPRTRAALGKSNSQQEWNTVLLASPDWMER, via the coding sequence TGATCGCGGGGGGCGGCGGCGTGTCGGGCCGGACGGCTCCGTTCACGCGCGCCGACCTGCGCTGGCTCGGCCGCGTGACCTTCGGGGTCGACAGCCAGATCGTGGGGTCGTACCGCAAGCTCGGACGCGAGAAATTCCTCGACGCGCAGCTGCATCCACCCAAGGACGATCCCGGCGGGCTGCACGCGGCGATCGCGGCGCTGACCATCTCGCAGAAAGGGGCCGACGCGCGCGTCTTCGAGATCCGTCAGGAAAACCAGCGGATCAACGCGCTCGGGTCCGACGAGGAGAAGCAGAAGGCGCGGATGGCGCTCAATCAGGCCGCCAACCTCGCCGTCTACGAGACGGCGCGGCGTCACCTCATGCGTGCGATCGACTCCCCCTGGCAGTTGCGCGAGGAAATGACCTGGTTCTGGATGAACCACTTCAGCGTGTTCTCGGGGAAGGGCAACGTCCGCTACACGCTCGCCGACTACGAGGAGCAGGCGGTCCGCCCCCACGCCCTCGGGAAGTTCCGCGATCTCGTGCTGGCCACCGCAACGTCGCCGGCGATGCTCGAGTATCTCGACAACGCGCAGAGCGCCGCCAATCGCATCAACGAGAACTACGCGCGCGAACTGATGGAGTTGCACACGCTCGGCGTCAGCGGCGGCCCGAGCGGATCTCGCTACACGCAGCAGGACGTGCAGGAACTGGCGCGGGTGCTGACCGGCCTCGGGCTGGCGGCGACGCCGCAGCCGCTGAAGCTCGGGCCGCAGCTGGCGCCGCTCTACGTGCGGCAGGGACTGTTCGAGTTCAATCCGTCGCGCCACGATCGCAACACGAAGACGGTCCTCGGCGAAAAGATCGCCGGCAAGGGCATGGACGAAGTGGAGACCGCGGTCACGCTGCTCTGCCGGCAGCCGGCGACCGCCCGGTTCATCAGCGCGAAGCTCGCGACCTATTTCGTCGCCGACGATCCCCCGCCCGCGCTCGTCGATCGCATGGCGCGGACGTTCGAGAAGACCGACGGCGACATCGCCGCGGTGCTGCGGGTCATGTTCCTCGACAAGGAGTTCCTGGCGGCGCTCGCAGACGACGCGGGCGGGCATCGCGAGCGGGCGACAAAGTTCAAAGATCCGATGACGTTCGTCGTCTCGTCGGTCCGACTCGCCTATGAAGACAAGGCGCTGACCAACTATCACCCTCTTGTCGGCTGGCTGCAGCAGCTCGGCGAGCCGTTGTACGGGCGGGTGACGCCCGACGGCTATCCGCTGGGCGAAGCCGCCTGGACCAGCTCGGGCCAGATGGTCCGTCGCTTCGAGATCGCGCGCGCGATCGGCAGCGGCAACGCCGGACTCTTCAACAACGAGGACAATTCTCCGGGCACGGCAGCCGGCTTTCCGATGCTGACCTCGCGCTTCTACTACGACGCGATCGAACCGTCACTCGGACCGCGCACGCGTGCCGCGCTCGGCAAGTCCAACTCGCAGCAGGAGTGGAATACCGTATTGCTCGCGTCGCCGGACTGGATGGAACGGTGA
- a CDS encoding DUF1501 domain-containing protein yields MTLSRRSLLKLALAGAAHPLLPVRGIVSQAFAAPGAADAKFLLVFLRGGYDAANVVIPVGSPFYYESRPTIALPKPDPVNPLAAVALALRDGSAAWGLHPALKDTMLPLWDKQQLAFVPFAGSDDLTRSHFETQDSVETGMPVAAPGATPHSYGSGFLNRLAATLDGATPVSFTDGLPTVMTGQVVVPNVSLKGTGRSPFDNRQMAILAGMYEGTRFEPLIAEGFDLRKTVAEQAEMMNTGSMAAEMQAANCNAITAKGFELEARRMAGLMKDKFDIAFIDVGGWDTHVNQGNGQGQLANLLLSLGQGLAGFAEQMGPAWSRTVVVVISEFGRTFRENGTRGTDHGHGSVYWVLGGAVQGGRLAGEQVAVTPQGLNQNRDWPVTTEYRAMLGGLFRRIYSMDTGRLSQVFPDAVPRDLGLI; encoded by the coding sequence ATGACGCTCTCACGCCGGAGCCTGCTCAAGCTCGCGCTGGCCGGTGCCGCGCACCCGCTGTTGCCCGTCCGCGGCATCGTGTCGCAGGCGTTCGCCGCGCCGGGAGCGGCTGACGCGAAATTCCTGCTGGTGTTCCTGCGCGGCGGCTACGACGCGGCCAACGTGGTGATTCCGGTGGGAAGCCCCTTCTATTACGAGTCACGCCCGACGATCGCCCTGCCGAAGCCCGACCCCGTCAATCCGCTCGCCGCCGTCGCGCTCGCGCTGCGGGACGGTTCCGCCGCGTGGGGCCTGCACCCGGCGCTCAAGGACACGATGCTGCCGCTCTGGGACAAGCAGCAGCTCGCGTTCGTCCCCTTCGCGGGCAGCGACGACCTGACGCGCAGCCACTTCGAAACGCAGGATAGCGTGGAAACCGGCATGCCGGTGGCGGCGCCCGGCGCGACGCCGCACAGCTACGGATCGGGATTCCTCAATCGTCTTGCCGCCACGCTCGACGGCGCCACGCCGGTTTCGTTCACCGACGGCCTGCCGACGGTGATGACCGGACAGGTCGTCGTGCCGAACGTGTCGCTCAAGGGCACCGGACGCTCCCCGTTCGACAACCGTCAGATGGCGATCCTTGCCGGCATGTACGAAGGCACGCGCTTCGAGCCGCTCATCGCCGAGGGCTTCGACCTGCGCAAGACCGTCGCCGAGCAGGCGGAGATGATGAACACCGGCAGCATGGCGGCCGAGATGCAGGCCGCCAACTGTAACGCGATCACCGCCAAGGGCTTCGAGCTCGAGGCGCGGCGGATGGCCGGCCTGATGAAGGACAAGTTCGACATCGCGTTCATCGACGTCGGCGGCTGGGACACGCACGTCAACCAGGGCAACGGTCAGGGCCAGCTCGCCAATCTGCTGCTCAGCCTCGGCCAGGGACTCGCCGGGTTCGCCGAGCAGATGGGTCCCGCGTGGTCGCGGACGGTGGTCGTCGTGATCTCGGAGTTCGGCCGCACGTTCCGTGAGAACGGCACGCGCGGCACCGATCACGGCCACGGCAGCGTCTACTGGGTCCTGGGGGGCGCGGTGCAGGGCGGACGGCTGGCTGGCGAGCAGGTCGCCGTGACACCGCAGGGGCTCAACCAGAACCGCGACTGGCCGGTGACGACGGAATACCGCGCCATGCTGGGCGGCCTGTTCCGGCGCATCTACTCGATGGACACCGGCCGGCTGTCGCAGGTCTTCCCCGATGCGGTACCGCGCGACCTGGGCTTGATCTGA
- a CDS encoding choice-of-anchor X domain-containing protein, with amino-acid sequence MRRVALPSLALVCLFAPTQAFAQSVAWVRTDPLVLPSTATGTVRFEAAVSGSPSRVSLALTAGSIDLHDDGSNGDANAGDGVFTVTVPASTVAAQMQPDDVQRVFVGFLDVFGGATRVLRANVFVDVYTPDIPQVPIAVLAGDVQATDRLVNVVDSAFLTDGNVKRIAQTFYRYYSDSFDFLSIVSTPSRFQNRSHATVSNGVQGIGETRIDTSAEYRSSGRLLGYSRFPVTSLYDGASVGYSHETAHQWVNFLNFAPYASGIPHWPVSSMATGVMGFSIGGSGGEGGSFPCRIVDDGTTVQLFGLPQTESPVFNDVDLYLMGLLPASAVRPQVVFTGVTSPPSCTGQVYAGAVARVGVDAIVAGAGQRVPDASTSPKQFRAATILVSRDGLVSSETMWLYSWLTARAELQASAPIHEGLVKAIGNPFFVATGGRASIDTRLVDSADFSLQPAQATVTVPKGTPATFRISVLPTHASFDQPVSLACGTLPSPLACAFEPSQATPGAAGADVTLTVTTAVPVEASAAAPIGAFITIVALALASARARVRVTVPAIAALIVAGCGGAKTPSPQPAQPAPATSTTYTIAVTGTSGSLLHSTNLTLTVQ; translated from the coding sequence GTGCGCCGCGTCGCCTTGCCGAGCCTGGCGCTCGTCTGCCTGTTCGCGCCGACTCAGGCATTCGCCCAGTCGGTCGCCTGGGTTCGCACCGATCCGCTCGTCCTGCCGTCGACGGCGACCGGCACGGTCCGCTTCGAGGCGGCCGTGAGCGGCAGCCCGTCCCGGGTATCACTGGCACTGACGGCCGGCAGCATCGATCTTCATGACGATGGCAGCAACGGGGACGCGAACGCCGGCGACGGCGTCTTCACCGTCACTGTTCCGGCATCGACGGTGGCGGCGCAGATGCAGCCTGACGACGTGCAGCGCGTGTTCGTCGGCTTTCTCGACGTCTTCGGCGGCGCCACCCGGGTCCTGCGCGCCAACGTGTTCGTCGACGTCTACACGCCGGACATCCCGCAGGTCCCGATCGCGGTGCTGGCCGGCGATGTTCAGGCAACCGATCGTCTCGTCAACGTGGTCGATAGTGCATTTCTGACCGACGGCAACGTAAAGCGAATCGCGCAGACCTTCTATCGCTACTACAGCGACAGTTTCGACTTCCTCAGCATCGTCTCGACTCCGTCGCGCTTCCAGAATCGCAGTCACGCGACGGTGAGCAATGGCGTGCAGGGGATCGGCGAAACCCGCATCGACACGTCGGCCGAGTACCGCTCATCGGGCCGACTTCTCGGATATTCGAGGTTTCCGGTTACGAGCTTGTACGACGGCGCCAGCGTCGGCTATTCCCACGAGACCGCGCACCAGTGGGTGAACTTCCTGAACTTTGCGCCATACGCCTCCGGCATTCCGCACTGGCCGGTATCGTCGATGGCGACTGGAGTGATGGGCTTCAGCATCGGCGGCAGCGGCGGCGAGGGAGGCTCGTTCCCATGCCGCATCGTCGACGACGGAACGACGGTGCAGTTGTTCGGCCTACCGCAGACGGAGTCGCCGGTCTTCAACGATGTCGACCTCTATCTGATGGGTCTGCTGCCCGCATCGGCGGTGCGCCCACAGGTGGTGTTCACCGGCGTGACGTCTCCTCCCTCGTGCACCGGCCAGGTCTACGCCGGGGCGGTCGCGCGGGTCGGCGTCGATGCCATCGTCGCCGGGGCCGGTCAGCGGGTTCCCGACGCGTCGACGTCGCCGAAGCAGTTCCGCGCCGCGACGATTCTCGTTTCGCGTGACGGCCTCGTCAGCAGCGAGACCATGTGGCTGTACTCCTGGCTCACGGCGCGCGCCGAGCTGCAGGCGTCGGCGCCGATTCACGAGGGCCTCGTCAAGGCGATCGGCAACCCGTTCTTCGTCGCGACCGGCGGGCGCGCGTCGATCGATACGCGGCTGGTCGACTCGGCGGACTTCTCGCTGCAGCCGGCGCAGGCCACGGTGACGGTGCCAAAGGGCACGCCGGCGACGTTCCGCATCAGCGTGCTTCCGACGCACGCGTCGTTCGACCAGCCGGTATCGCTGGCGTGCGGCACGCTGCCGTCGCCTCTAGCGTGTGCGTTCGAGCCCTCGCAGGCCACCCCTGGCGCGGCGGGAGCCGACGTGACGTTGACGGTGACGACTGCCGTTCCGGTCGAGGCGAGCGCGGCTGCGCCGATCGGGGCGTTCATCACCATCGTGGCGCTGGCGCTCGCAAGCGCGCGTGCCCGAGTGCGGGTGACAGTGCCCGCGATCGCCGCGCTGATCGTCGCCGGATGCGGCGGAGCCAAGACGCCCTCGCCGCAGCCGGCACAGCCGGCGCCAGCTACCTCGACGACCTACACCATCGCGGTCACCGGCACGTCGGGATCGTTGCTGCACTCGACGAACCTGACGCTGACCGTGCAGTAA
- a CDS encoding beta-propeller fold lactonase family protein yields the protein MTRLILALLLVVALQPPGRAVGPRLIVLNKDDATLAVIDPATGRTLGTVPTGEAPHEAAVSEDGRMAFAANYGAQTPGSTISVIDLTTMKELRRVDVSPLRRPHGLFVRNGGLYFTAETNRIIGRYDPGSNTIDWLLGSGQAGTHMIWVNHDATKMVTCNIGSNSLTIYERGANALAWNEAVVAVGRGPEGFDVSPDGRQVWAAHSRDGGVSIVDLDQKKVIETIDVHTKVSNRLKFTPDGKTVLISDDEAGEVLVIDVGTRTVTKKIPAGKGSEGILMPPDGGYAYVAVNAENHIAVVDLKTLTVVRTIDTGRGPDGMAWVPGR from the coding sequence ATGACCCGCCTGATCCTCGCCCTGCTGCTCGTCGTGGCCCTGCAGCCGCCCGGCCGCGCCGTGGGGCCTCGGCTGATCGTCCTGAACAAGGATGACGCGACCCTCGCCGTCATCGATCCCGCCACCGGCAGGACGCTCGGGACCGTCCCGACCGGGGAGGCGCCGCACGAAGCGGCGGTCTCGGAAGACGGCAGGATGGCGTTCGCCGCCAACTACGGCGCGCAGACGCCCGGCAGCACGATCTCGGTGATCGATCTGACCACGATGAAGGAGCTGCGGCGCGTGGACGTCAGTCCGCTGCGGCGTCCGCACGGGCTGTTCGTCCGGAATGGCGGCCTCTACTTCACCGCGGAGACCAATCGCATCATCGGTCGCTACGATCCCGGCTCCAACACCATCGACTGGCTGCTCGGCAGCGGCCAGGCCGGCACGCACATGATCTGGGTGAATCACGACGCCACGAAGATGGTGACCTGCAACATCGGATCGAACAGCCTGACGATCTACGAGCGCGGCGCCAACGCGCTGGCGTGGAACGAAGCGGTCGTCGCGGTCGGACGCGGTCCGGAAGGGTTCGACGTGTCGCCTGACGGACGCCAGGTGTGGGCCGCCCACTCACGCGACGGCGGCGTCTCGATCGTCGATCTCGACCAGAAGAAGGTCATCGAGACCATCGACGTACACACGAAGGTTTCGAACCGCCTGAAATTCACGCCGGACGGCAAGACCGTGCTGATCAGTGACGACGAGGCGGGAGAAGTGCTGGTGATCGACGTCGGCACGCGCACGGTGACGAAGAAGATCCCGGCGGGCAAGGGCAGCGAAGGGATCCTGATGCCGCCCGACGGCGGCTACGCCTACGTGGCCGTCAACGCCGAGAACCACATTGCGGTCGTCGATCTGAAGACGCTCACGGTCGTACGGACGATCGACACCGGGCGAGGGCCCGACGGGATGGCGTGGGTGCCCGGCCGCTGA
- a CDS encoding zinc ribbon domain-containing protein, with amino-acid sequence MPMFEYACQGCGRAFEAFVTSARSPVCPSCGSAELQKLLSSPGMVGMAGRKETEAFGGCRAQGGHCGCSHNPSLN; translated from the coding sequence ATGCCGATGTTCGAGTACGCGTGCCAGGGATGCGGCCGTGCATTCGAGGCCTTCGTGACGTCCGCTCGGAGTCCGGTCTGCCCGTCGTGCGGGAGCGCCGAGCTCCAGAAGCTGCTGTCGTCGCCGGGCATGGTCGGAATGGCCGGCCGCAAGGAAACCGAGGCGTTCGGCGGGTGTCGCGCGCAAGGCGGGCACTGCGGCTGTTCGCACAACCCTTCGCTCAATTAA
- a CDS encoding sulfurtransferase, whose amino-acid sequence MATPIEQRGYARPDALVSTEWVEQHLKDPKVRLIESNEDTLLYASGHVPGAVHVDWTSDLNDQIRRDYITRAGFEALMSKIGATRDTTVVFYGDKNNWWACYAFWVFQLFGHTNAKVMDGGRVKWLKENRETSRDVPSYPATAYTSSERNDAPIRAYRAEVLAHLEKQGQLVDVRSPEEYAGTRMHMPDYPNEGALRGGHIPGAKSVPWAKAINAEDGTFKTADELKKLYQEDNKLTPEKETIAYCRIGERSSHTWFALTYLLGFKNVRNYDGSWTEWGNLVGVPIEK is encoded by the coding sequence ATGGCCACGCCAATCGAGCAACGCGGTTACGCCCGCCCCGATGCGCTCGTCTCGACCGAGTGGGTCGAGCAGCATCTCAAGGATCCCAAGGTCCGCCTGATCGAGTCCAACGAGGACACGCTGCTCTATGCCTCGGGTCACGTCCCGGGCGCGGTACACGTCGACTGGACGTCGGACCTGAACGATCAGATTCGGCGCGACTACATCACCCGCGCCGGATTCGAGGCGCTGATGTCGAAAATCGGCGCGACCAGGGACACCACCGTGGTCTTCTACGGCGACAAGAACAACTGGTGGGCGTGCTACGCGTTCTGGGTGTTCCAGCTGTTCGGCCACACCAACGCGAAAGTCATGGACGGCGGCCGCGTGAAGTGGCTCAAGGAGAACCGCGAGACGTCGCGCGACGTGCCGTCGTATCCGGCGACCGCCTACACCTCGTCCGAGCGCAACGACGCGCCGATCCGCGCCTACCGCGCAGAGGTGCTGGCGCACCTCGAGAAGCAGGGGCAGCTCGTGGACGTGCGCAGCCCGGAGGAATACGCCGGCACGCGCATGCACATGCCCGACTACCCGAACGAAGGGGCGCTGCGCGGCGGCCACATCCCCGGCGCGAAGAGCGTCCCCTGGGCCAAGGCGATCAATGCCGAAGACGGCACGTTCAAGACGGCCGACGAACTGAAAAAGCTCTACCAGGAAGACAACAAGCTGACCCCCGAGAAGGAGACGATCGCCTACTGCCGCATCGGCGAGCGCAGCAGCCACACCTGGTTCGCGCTGACCTACCTCCTCGGCTTCAAGAACGTCCGCAATTACGACGGCTCGTGGACGGAGTGGGGCAATCTCGTCGGCGTGCCGATCGAAAAGTGA